One window of the Streptomyces asoensis genome contains the following:
- a CDS encoding alpha/beta fold hydrolase, which yields MARRIDVTGAGGVRLAAWEFGDPPKGDPAKAVTEPVIPVQSVRKRAGGRPAEPIENGAGSRPGVLLLHGLMGRASHWASTARWLSERHRAVALDQRGHGQSAKSPEAAFTREAYVEDAEAALEQLGLAPAVLIGHAMGALTAWQLAAKRPDLVQGLIICDMRASALGAASQREWGDWFKSWPAPFATLADVRKWFGEDDPWVERPNPSRGEFYAEVMHESPDGWRPVFEPEQMLKSRETWVYDAHWEELTQVRCPALVVRGLDGELGRAEAQEMVRVLPRGAYAEVADAGHLVHYDQPEGWRTAIEPFLDAVLTPEAS from the coding sequence ATGGCGCGACGCATCGACGTGACCGGGGCGGGCGGCGTACGCCTGGCGGCCTGGGAGTTCGGTGACCCGCCCAAGGGCGACCCGGCGAAAGCGGTGACGGAGCCCGTGATTCCGGTCCAGTCCGTGCGGAAGCGGGCGGGGGGCCGACCCGCCGAGCCCATCGAGAACGGCGCCGGAAGCAGGCCGGGCGTCCTGTTACTGCATGGTCTGATGGGCCGGGCCTCGCACTGGGCGTCCACCGCCCGCTGGCTCTCCGAGCGGCACCGCGCGGTCGCCCTCGACCAGCGCGGCCACGGCCAGAGCGCGAAGTCGCCCGAGGCCGCCTTCACCCGCGAGGCCTATGTCGAGGACGCGGAGGCCGCCCTGGAGCAGCTCGGCCTCGCCCCGGCCGTCCTCATCGGCCACGCCATGGGCGCGCTCACCGCGTGGCAGCTCGCCGCCAAGCGCCCCGACCTGGTGCAGGGCCTGATCATCTGCGACATGCGGGCCTCCGCGCTGGGAGCGGCCTCGCAGCGCGAGTGGGGCGACTGGTTCAAGTCCTGGCCGGCCCCCTTCGCCACGCTCGCCGACGTCCGCAAGTGGTTCGGCGAGGACGACCCCTGGGTGGAGCGCCCGAACCCGTCCCGGGGCGAGTTCTACGCCGAGGTGATGCACGAGTCGCCGGACGGCTGGCGTCCCGTCTTCGAGCCCGAGCAGATGCTCAAGTCCCGCGAGACCTGGGTCTACGACGCGCACTGGGAGGAGCTCACCCAGGTCCGGTGCCCGGCGTTGGTGGTGCGTGGCCTGGACGGCGAGCTCGGCCGCGCCGAGGCCCAGGAGATGGTGCGGGTCCTGCCGCGCGGCGCGTACGCGGAGGTCGCCGACGCCGGGCACCTCGTGCACTACGACCAGCCGGAGGGATGGCGCACGGCGATCGAACCCTTCCTCGACGCCGTACTCACTCCCGAAGCCTCCTGA